In the genome of Fimbriimonadaceae bacterium, one region contains:
- a CDS encoding ABC transporter permease: MRGILFLALTWVIVFVLFGFLVENGRFLTLGNFETILRQSTVVGFAAIGMTFIIISAAIDLSVGSMVAFVTVAIAYFLDRMGMPVLLAGVAGIGAGAAWGFFNGQIVTRLKLSPFIVTLGSFLMIRGFAKWLAGNQKIDAPLTWIGSLTQQLKPSQKWMLVPYGVWMLIAAAVIATIILERTVFGRNVVAVGSNEEAARLSGINPSRVRAWVFTLGGMFTGFAGLMLFSRLTVGDPTVGAGLELEAIAAVVIGGASLSGGEGTIWGSLIGALIMATIRSGCSMMGWDNYVQEIITGAIIVVAVALDRMRHARALKAA, from the coding sequence GTGCGAGGAATTCTCTTCCTCGCACTCACTTGGGTCATTGTCTTCGTCCTGTTTGGTTTTCTCGTCGAGAACGGGCGATTCTTAACGCTCGGTAACTTCGAAACCATTTTGCGGCAGTCCACGGTTGTTGGCTTCGCCGCGATCGGGATGACGTTTATCATCATTAGCGCGGCAATTGACTTGTCCGTTGGTTCGATGGTGGCCTTCGTTACGGTTGCGATTGCGTACTTCCTAGATCGAATGGGCATGCCTGTCTTGCTTGCCGGAGTTGCAGGAATTGGGGCGGGCGCCGCGTGGGGCTTCTTCAACGGACAGATCGTTACACGGTTGAAGTTGAGCCCATTCATTGTCACCTTGGGCAGTTTCTTGATGATCCGTGGCTTTGCCAAATGGCTGGCGGGCAATCAGAAGATTGACGCCCCACTGACGTGGATTGGGAGCCTGACACAACAGCTGAAGCCGAGCCAAAAGTGGATGCTGGTTCCCTATGGCGTTTGGATGCTTATTGCGGCGGCCGTGATCGCGACCATCATTCTTGAGCGAACGGTATTCGGCAGAAACGTGGTTGCCGTAGGTTCAAATGAAGAAGCTGCGCGATTAAGTGGGATCAATCCAAGTCGAGTGCGAGCCTGGGTGTTTACCCTCGGTGGGATGTTCACGGGCTTTGCGGGTTTGATGCTCTTTTCACGACTGACGGTGGGCGACCCTACGGTTGGGGCGGGTCTTGAGCTTGAAGCGATTGCTGCGGTCGTCATCGGTGGAGCAAGCCTTAGCGGTGGCGAAGGCACAATTTGGGGCAGTTTGATCGGCGCGCTGATTATGGCGACGATTCGGTCGGGATGTTCGATGATGGGCTGGGACAACTACGTTCAGGAGATTATCACAGGTGCGATTATCGTTGTTGCTGTCGCGCTGGACCGGATGCGTCATGCGCGCGCGTTGAAAGCTGCGTAA
- a CDS encoding substrate-binding domain-containing protein has protein sequence MSSMKRNIWILAAAAALALAGCSGGDKPADSSGTASSGSGEKIQIAMIPKGTTHEFWKSVHAGADQAASEMNVDLIWKGPLKEDDRDEQIKVVEDFTTKQVKAILLAPLDDSALRASVLAAQAAGIPVAIFDSGLKDVETVSFVATDNHAAGMIGGSELGKLLGTDGPKKVIVLRYQLGSASTMEREDGALMALKAQPNIEIISDNQFAGATSATAQEMSEKLITQFKNADGTPKFDGVFCPNESSAFGMLLALKSNGLAGKVKFVGFDSSTKLVEGLSAGEIDGLVVQNPFKMGYETVKTMVAHLKGEKVEKRIDTGATFVSKANMNDPEVAKLIAPPK, from the coding sequence ATGTCAAGCATGAAGCGCAATATTTGGATTCTCGCGGCCGCAGCCGCTTTGGCCTTAGCTGGATGTTCGGGTGGCGATAAGCCCGCCGATTCGTCTGGCACAGCATCATCGGGTTCTGGCGAGAAGATCCAGATCGCGATGATCCCCAAGGGAACCACCCACGAGTTTTGGAAATCGGTTCACGCTGGAGCTGATCAGGCGGCGAGCGAAATGAACGTCGATCTGATTTGGAAAGGGCCTTTGAAGGAGGACGACCGCGACGAACAGATTAAGGTCGTTGAGGACTTTACGACGAAACAGGTGAAGGCGATTCTTTTGGCCCCACTTGACGACAGCGCTCTGCGAGCCTCGGTATTGGCTGCGCAAGCTGCGGGAATCCCAGTGGCGATCTTTGACTCGGGGCTGAAGGATGTTGAGACCGTCAGCTTTGTCGCAACCGACAACCACGCCGCGGGGATGATCGGGGGGTCTGAACTCGGCAAACTTCTCGGAACGGATGGGCCGAAAAAGGTAATCGTTTTGCGCTATCAGTTAGGCTCTGCGAGCACGATGGAGCGTGAAGATGGCGCTCTCATGGCTCTCAAGGCACAGCCGAACATCGAGATCATCAGCGACAACCAGTTTGCCGGTGCAACAAGCGCGACGGCTCAAGAAATGAGCGAAAAGCTCATCACCCAATTCAAGAATGCCGATGGCACACCAAAGTTTGACGGCGTTTTTTGCCCGAACGAATCGAGCGCCTTTGGGATGCTGCTTGCATTGAAATCGAACGGTCTTGCTGGCAAAGTAAAGTTCGTTGGCTTTGACTCTTCAACCAAGCTTGTCGAAGGTCTTTCTGCCGGAGAGATCGATGGCTTAGTTGTTCAAAATCCGTTCAAGATGGGTTACGAAACGGTAAAGACAATGGTCGCTCACTTGAAAGGTGAGAAGGTTGAGAAGCGGATCGACACCGGTGCAACGTTTGTTTCCAAAGCGAACATGAACGATCCAGAAGTGGCGAAGCTGATCGCTCCGCCCAAGTAG
- a CDS encoding (4Fe-4S)-binding protein, with translation MSVETVEYSNGEVTIIWQPKLCIHSGNCVRGLPAVFDPKSRPWIDPLAAATDEIIAQVEKCPSGALTWRKNEP, from the coding sequence ATGAGTGTCGAGACAGTTGAGTATTCCAATGGCGAAGTGACGATCATTTGGCAGCCGAAACTGTGCATCCATTCGGGGAACTGTGTGCGGGGCTTACCGGCGGTGTTCGATCCCAAGAGTCGCCCTTGGATCGACCCACTCGCGGCGGCGACGGATGAGATCATCGCGCAGGTTGAGAAGTGTCCATCGGGCGCTCTGACCTGGCGAAAGAACGAGCCCTAA